The following coding sequences are from one Candidatus Nitrohelix vancouverensis window:
- a CDS encoding flagellar protein FlgN yields MDAKETAKKIVATLKEELKLYALIDQRLDEQERAIRNEDERLVFKIIDEKDEALQTLREQDRQLAQWTQQFSPAQLDFLEEKTRALRDKLSATLKSILAKEETCDKLLQSLQSRTGSKMTGVKKGKIGLKGYSLPSRVKPKISKNI; encoded by the coding sequence ATGGACGCAAAAGAAACGGCTAAGAAAATTGTCGCGACTCTCAAAGAGGAGTTGAAATTATACGCCCTGATCGACCAGAGGCTCGACGAGCAGGAACGCGCGATTCGCAACGAAGACGAACGTCTCGTCTTCAAAATCATCGATGAAAAAGACGAAGCGCTGCAGACGCTTCGCGAACAGGACCGTCAGCTGGCCCAATGGACGCAACAGTTCTCGCCGGCCCAACTGGACTTTCTCGAGGAAAAAACCCGAGCGCTAAGAGACAAATTGAGCGCAACGCTGAAGAGCATTCTCGCTAAAGAAGAAACCTGTGACAAATTGCTCCAATCTTTGCAATCAAGAACCGGGTCCAAAATGACCGGGGTGAAAAAGGGCAAGATCGGCCTCAAAGGCTATTCCCTGCCCAGTCGTGTGAAACCTAAAATTTCCAAGAATATCTAA
- the aroE gene encoding shikimate dehydrogenase, whose product MICIPITGLDMNQALADLDKAAELADLFELRIDMIKDADIPALLSAATKPCIVTNRTKLEGGEYRGDDASRIQRLREAIDAGADYVDVEVSTPRELLQSIIEGERKNTQVIVSYHDFTKTPDRLEGLYEIMRELPGDNILKIVTYAQDLNDNLQMFRLVERARKEGQKFIGLCMGEKGEISRILSTLLGGYLTFGSLDRGKESAPGQITASRLRDVYRIGSLKEPVELYGVLGNPVSKSMGPWIHNRAFKETNRSAIYVPLLADNAEKFFEGFKDRIQGLSVTMPFKENMVPLVSAMEDAARPTGALNTLYKKDDQWIGANTDGVGALQALEKLTDVSGKRILIIGAGGAAKAIGHEAVRRGASVTVTFNANQDRAEKLANELGGKAIPIRAALNDATDILINCSPVGMTPDVETSPVSARKLNDKIIVFDTVYNPLETRLLRDAKEAGCKTVTGAEMFLNQAAAQFELWTGESAPFEAMREALMDQLQDKTP is encoded by the coding sequence ATGATTTGCATACCCATCACCGGACTGGACATGAACCAGGCGCTGGCGGATTTGGACAAAGCCGCCGAACTCGCCGACCTGTTCGAGCTACGCATTGATATGATAAAGGACGCCGACATCCCGGCCCTGCTTTCAGCCGCAACCAAACCCTGCATTGTCACCAACCGCACCAAACTGGAGGGCGGGGAGTATCGCGGAGACGACGCCAGCCGCATCCAGCGCCTGCGCGAAGCGATTGACGCGGGCGCGGACTATGTCGACGTCGAGGTTTCAACGCCGCGCGAACTGTTGCAATCCATCATCGAGGGCGAGCGTAAAAACACGCAGGTCATCGTCTCCTATCACGATTTCACCAAAACGCCGGACCGACTCGAAGGGCTGTATGAAATCATGCGCGAACTTCCCGGCGACAATATCCTAAAGATCGTCACCTACGCCCAGGACCTCAACGATAATTTGCAGATGTTCCGCCTCGTCGAACGGGCGCGCAAGGAAGGGCAAAAATTCATCGGCCTGTGCATGGGCGAAAAGGGAGAAATCAGCCGCATTCTATCCACCCTGCTCGGCGGATACCTGACCTTTGGCTCGCTCGACCGGGGCAAGGAAAGCGCGCCGGGGCAGATCACCGCATCGCGTCTGCGCGACGTTTATCGAATCGGCAGTCTCAAGGAACCGGTCGAACTTTACGGCGTTCTCGGCAACCCCGTCTCGAAAAGCATGGGTCCCTGGATTCATAACCGGGCCTTCAAGGAAACGAATCGCTCCGCGATCTACGTTCCTCTTCTGGCGGACAACGCCGAGAAATTTTTCGAAGGATTTAAGGATCGCATTCAAGGATTGAGCGTCACCATGCCCTTCAAGGAAAACATGGTCCCTCTGGTCTCTGCAATGGAAGACGCGGCCAGGCCCACCGGCGCGCTCAATACTCTGTACAAGAAAGACGATCAATGGATCGGAGCCAACACCGACGGCGTCGGCGCTTTGCAGGCGCTTGAAAAATTAACCGACGTGTCCGGCAAGCGCATCCTCATCATCGGCGCGGGCGGCGCCGCAAAAGCCATCGGTCACGAAGCGGTGCGACGCGGGGCCAGCGTCACCGTGACCTTCAACGCCAATCAGGACCGCGCCGAAAAACTCGCCAATGAACTCGGCGGCAAGGCCATTCCGATTCGCGCCGCGTTGAACGATGCGACGGATATTCTGATCAACTGCTCGCCTGTGGGCATGACGCCTGATGTAGAGACTTCTCCAGTTTCGGCGCGCAAACTGAATGACAAAATCATAGTTTTCGATACGGTTTACAATCCATTGGAGACGCGACTCCTGCGCGATGCGAAGGAAGCCGGTTGCAAGACGGTGACCGGCGCTGAGATGTTCCTCAATCAGGCGGCGGCGCAGTTTGAATTGTGGACGGGAGAGAGCGCCCCGTTCGAGGCGATGCGCGAAGCCTTAATGGATCAGTTACAGGACAAGACTCCCTAA
- a CDS encoding thioredoxin family protein, producing the protein MTKAVFYHAGCPVCVEAEERFATALNPSDYDVEVVHLGNEKARIAEAETAGVKSVPALVIGGQPFHINFGASLGDLK; encoded by the coding sequence ATGACGAAAGCAGTTTTCTATCATGCAGGATGCCCGGTATGCGTGGAAGCGGAAGAACGGTTTGCAACAGCGCTGAATCCCTCGGATTACGATGTGGAAGTGGTTCACCTCGGCAATGAAAAAGCGCGCATTGCGGAAGCGGAAACGGCGGGCGTGAAATCAGTTCCCGCATTGGTGATCGGCGGACAGCCGTTTCACATCAACTTCGGCGCATCCCTCGGCGATCTGAAGTAA
- a CDS encoding cytochrome P460 family protein has product MKLKKCLKTALALAALSLSATSVMAESAKVPFPTEHRSWEHVRSTVIHDKANPLFGFLSTYANDSALEANKKGGEYPEGSYFVGIFHDVVDQGGIMTQGDRLKYVVMYKNKAFKETGGWGFQAFDPTGKQALIKDPKTGCYQCHTQVESSGYVFSKFSK; this is encoded by the coding sequence GTGAAGTTGAAAAAATGTTTGAAAACAGCGCTGGCGCTGGCCGCGCTGAGTCTATCTGCAACCTCGGTCATGGCGGAATCGGCAAAAGTACCGTTTCCGACCGAGCATCGAAGCTGGGAGCATGTGCGCTCCACGGTGATTCATGACAAGGCGAACCCTCTGTTCGGTTTCTTGTCCACCTACGCCAACGACTCGGCGCTGGAGGCCAACAAGAAGGGCGGGGAGTATCCCGAAGGCAGTTATTTTGTCGGCATCTTCCATGACGTTGTCGATCAGGGCGGCATCATGACTCAAGGCGACCGCTTGAAATACGTGGTCATGTACAAGAACAAGGCGTTCAAAGAAACCGGCGGCTGGGGGTTTCAGGCCTTCGATCCAACGGGCAAGCAGGCGTTGATCAAAGATCCAAAAACCGGATGCTACCAATGTCACACCCAGGTGGAATCGAGCGGTTACGTGTTTTCAAAGTTTTCAAAATAG
- a CDS encoding winged helix-turn-helix transcriptional regulator, with protein sequence MKSIELSEEGRGLARKIITGLSKIGVALKSNAWKKASEEGLTPTQGQILVLLNSQAGKGMRLQEISKNLGVTSATTSDSVESLVEKKLVVKQRSAKDARSLEISLTAKGKKSAQKTADWPDLFIGAVGALDENEQSVFLRGLIKMIRNLQDTGQVSVARMCVTCEFFKPNVHGGEAKPHHCAFVDAPLAEMDLRLDCEDHKTASAEVNALVWEAFLTGSAVDDY encoded by the coding sequence ATGAAATCTATCGAATTGTCGGAAGAGGGGCGCGGGCTAGCCCGAAAGATCATCACCGGGTTGTCCAAAATCGGCGTGGCTCTGAAGAGCAACGCCTGGAAGAAAGCCAGCGAGGAAGGGCTGACGCCCACTCAGGGGCAGATTCTGGTTTTGCTGAACTCGCAGGCGGGTAAGGGAATGCGCTTGCAGGAGATTTCTAAAAATCTGGGCGTGACTTCAGCGACCACCAGCGATTCGGTGGAATCTCTGGTCGAGAAAAAACTGGTCGTTAAACAGCGTTCGGCAAAAGACGCGCGGAGTCTGGAAATCTCCCTGACTGCGAAAGGAAAGAAAAGCGCGCAAAAAACGGCGGACTGGCCGGACTTGTTCATCGGAGCGGTCGGCGCCCTGGATGAAAACGAACAAAGCGTGTTCCTGCGCGGATTGATCAAAATGATCCGCAACCTTCAGGATACGGGGCAGGTGTCCGTGGCTCGTATGTGCGTGACCTGCGAGTTTTTCAAGCCTAATGTCCACGGCGGCGAGGCGAAACCGCATCATTGCGCCTTTGTCGATGCGCCGCTGGCTGAAATGGACCTGAGGCTGGATTGCGAAGATCACAAGACGGCGTCGGCGGAAGTCAACGCGCTGGTCTGGGAAGCATTTTTAACAGGGAGCGCGGTGGACGATTATTGA
- a CDS encoding AAA family ATPase gives MGDPVHIIELIEQVLEETANQPALQDKLYDLRDALFQAQQTAAQHAQKINVLEETIDKLKSPAHRIGTVLGQGEGDLYRLMVGGAEYQAQVSPEVLENDTLEPGDQVAVNEGFVAIAKLKQPSQGPINRIASRLADGHWLVSSGGSSASETMVQSRPGLDVSALREGDEVILDPSQKVILGRLPKRESKSFVQDDFVKTDWSKVGGQEHVVEEVRKVIEYPILHEEIIAKMEFQLPKGFLFYGPPGCGKTLIGKAILTEIIKRLGDRENRDLEGRFIHVKGPEILNMWLGESERKVREIFAKAREYKEKGHVPFIFIDEAESVLGTRQAWRGNNISNTLVPMFCAEMDGIESLRDTVVILATNRPDLIDPAILRPGRIDRKVKVGRPDRDGCKAILRVYLKENLPMETDNFDDMVNPFLDYLFQKTSEHETLVLTMRSGEFKKLYWKDFISGAILESIVTRAKEKAVERAINGEELKILRDDLKAALKTEFEESRIVPAESNMEDWLRLLDMDPQHVARVRKPNESDQAAQVTINRSII, from the coding sequence ATGGGAGACCCCGTCCACATCATAGAATTGATCGAGCAGGTTCTGGAAGAAACTGCAAACCAGCCCGCTCTTCAGGATAAATTATACGATTTGCGCGACGCGCTTTTTCAGGCCCAGCAGACAGCGGCCCAGCACGCTCAAAAAATCAATGTATTAGAAGAGACCATCGACAAGCTGAAATCACCGGCGCATCGCATCGGCACCGTTCTGGGACAGGGCGAAGGCGATTTGTATCGCTTGATGGTCGGCGGCGCCGAATATCAGGCGCAAGTCTCGCCGGAAGTATTGGAAAACGACACGCTCGAACCCGGCGATCAGGTTGCAGTCAACGAAGGCTTTGTCGCCATCGCCAAACTGAAACAACCGAGCCAGGGGCCGATCAATCGCATCGCCAGCCGTCTCGCCGACGGCCATTGGCTGGTTTCTTCCGGCGGCAGTTCCGCCAGCGAAACGATGGTGCAGTCGCGTCCCGGACTCGATGTCTCCGCCTTGCGCGAAGGCGACGAGGTAATCCTCGATCCCAGCCAGAAAGTCATTCTCGGACGCTTGCCGAAACGCGAGTCCAAATCCTTTGTGCAGGACGATTTCGTCAAAACCGACTGGTCCAAGGTCGGTGGTCAGGAGCACGTGGTCGAAGAAGTCAGGAAAGTGATCGAGTATCCCATCCTGCATGAAGAAATCATCGCCAAAATGGAATTCCAACTGCCCAAGGGCTTTCTGTTCTACGGCCCCCCCGGTTGCGGCAAGACCCTCATCGGCAAGGCCATTCTGACGGAAATCATCAAACGCCTGGGCGACCGCGAGAACCGCGATCTCGAAGGACGGTTCATTCACGTCAAGGGCCCGGAGATTCTCAACATGTGGCTCGGCGAGTCCGAGCGCAAGGTGCGCGAAATATTCGCCAAGGCGCGCGAGTATAAGGAAAAGGGACATGTTCCCTTTATTTTCATCGACGAAGCCGAGTCGGTGCTTGGAACGCGGCAAGCATGGAGAGGAAACAATATCTCCAACACGCTGGTGCCCATGTTCTGCGCCGAGATGGACGGCATCGAATCGCTTCGCGACACGGTTGTCATCCTCGCCACCAATCGCCCCGACCTGATCGACCCGGCGATTTTGAGGCCGGGCCGAATCGATCGCAAGGTCAAGGTCGGTCGACCGGACCGCGACGGATGCAAGGCGATTCTCAGAGTCTACCTCAAAGAAAATCTGCCGATGGAAACGGACAACTTCGACGACATGGTCAATCCTTTCCTCGACTACCTGTTCCAGAAAACCTCGGAGCACGAAACCCTGGTTCTGACGATGCGAAGCGGCGAGTTCAAAAAATTGTACTGGAAGGATTTCATTTCCGGAGCCATCCTCGAAAGCATCGTCACACGGGCCAAGGAAAAAGCCGTGGAACGCGCGATCAACGGCGAGGAATTGAAAATCCTGCGCGACGACCTGAAGGCGGCGCTCAAGACCGAGTTTGAAGAGAGCCGCATCGTGCCCGCGGAATCGAATATGGAAGACTGGTTGCGTCTGCTCGATATGGACCCGCAACATGTCGCGCGCGTGCGCAAGCCCAACGAGTCGGATCAGGCCGCGCAAGTCACCATCAACCGCTCAATCATATGA
- a CDS encoding proteasome accessory factor PafA2 family protein, translating into MIEDLPPLMGIETEYGIIRENAEDSDPVEESMALLKASDALSVFGAWSYRFENSHQDLRGFRVRSLAQDEEEDEFCEQDRERPYSYHDMKCDRTLSNGARFYNDHTHPEYSTPECNDLFQLVAHDIAGEHIVARAAELRNKALGGPHVQLFKNNTDYVGHSYGTHDNYMVARDVPFESIVSALVSFLVTRQLYAGSGKVGYEGRNESFSGLQLAQRSDFIESILSIETMTQRPIINTRDESHAGKEFRRLHLILGDANMSAYATALKVGATRLALGLVAAGEAPVLELEDPVADVKKISRDLTGRASLRLKSGKTITALEVQEAFCEAAQRCYAGKSEELNWVVSEWARTLSELKHAPEKLADRIDWAIKADLFQGFMEEESLDWDDPWLKSLDLEYHNLDPERGLYRGLEQEGRVLSLFKESEISEAVDNPPQGTRAWIRGNMVRYYTNDIQSIHWTGMKLKDDSVIDLTELTDPDAVEQWMNSNKEQWIWK; encoded by the coding sequence ATGATCGAAGATCTGCCTCCCCTGATGGGGATCGAAACAGAATACGGAATCATTCGCGAAAATGCGGAGGATTCGGACCCCGTCGAAGAGTCCATGGCGCTGTTGAAAGCTTCGGACGCGCTCAGTGTTTTCGGCGCCTGGTCCTATCGATTCGAGAACAGTCATCAGGACCTGCGCGGCTTCCGGGTGCGTTCGCTGGCGCAGGATGAAGAAGAGGACGAATTCTGCGAGCAGGATCGCGAGCGTCCCTACAGCTATCACGACATGAAATGCGATCGCACGCTGTCGAACGGAGCGCGTTTTTACAACGATCACACGCACCCGGAATACAGCACGCCGGAATGCAACGATCTGTTTCAACTGGTGGCGCACGACATCGCCGGGGAACACATCGTGGCGCGCGCCGCCGAGTTGCGAAACAAGGCGCTGGGCGGCCCGCATGTGCAATTGTTCAAGAACAACACGGATTACGTCGGGCACAGCTACGGCACTCACGACAATTATATGGTCGCGCGCGACGTTCCCTTCGAGAGCATCGTCAGCGCCCTGGTATCGTTTTTAGTCACCCGGCAATTGTACGCCGGTTCCGGCAAGGTCGGTTACGAAGGACGCAACGAATCGTTTTCCGGGCTTCAGCTGGCGCAACGTTCGGATTTCATCGAATCGATTTTAAGCATCGAGACGATGACCCAGCGTCCCATCATCAACACCCGGGACGAGTCGCACGCGGGCAAAGAATTTCGCCGCCTGCACCTCATCCTTGGCGACGCCAATATGTCGGCCTACGCCACCGCCCTGAAGGTGGGCGCCACGCGCCTCGCGCTCGGTCTGGTCGCCGCCGGAGAAGCCCCGGTACTGGAACTGGAAGACCCGGTCGCCGACGTAAAAAAAATCTCGCGCGACCTCACAGGACGCGCTTCCTTACGACTGAAAAGCGGCAAAACAATCACCGCTCTGGAGGTTCAGGAAGCCTTTTGCGAAGCGGCTCAACGGTGTTATGCTGGAAAAAGCGAGGAACTCAACTGGGTGGTGAGCGAATGGGCGCGAACCCTGAGCGAACTGAAACACGCCCCGGAGAAACTGGCGGACCGTATCGACTGGGCCATCAAAGCCGATCTGTTTCAAGGCTTCATGGAAGAAGAATCCCTCGACTGGGACGATCCCTGGTTGAAGAGTCTGGACCTCGAATACCATAATCTGGACCCCGAGCGCGGCCTGTACCGGGGACTCGAGCAGGAAGGCCGCGTTTTATCGCTGTTCAAGGAGAGCGAAATCTCCGAAGCCGTCGACAATCCACCCCAGGGCACACGGGCGTGGATTCGAGGCAATATGGTACGCTATTATACTAACGACATTCAGTCCATCCACTGGACGGGTATGAAATTGAAGGACGATTCTGTGATCGACCTGACGGAATTGACCGACCCGGACGCCGTGGAACAATGGATGAATTCCAACAAGGAGCAATGGATATGGAAATGA
- a CDS encoding ubiquitin-like protein UBact, giving the protein MEMNDPKRKEERREAEPDQGDGGPSSPKTERPGRDSILKRMKRVDPKQSERYKQRTGQ; this is encoded by the coding sequence ATGGAAATGAACGATCCCAAGCGCAAGGAAGAACGTCGCGAGGCAGAGCCGGATCAGGGAGACGGCGGACCTTCCAGCCCGAAAACCGAACGACCCGGACGCGACAGCATTCTCAAACGAATGAAACGCGTTGATCCGAAACAATCAGAACGCTACAAACAGCGCACCGGCCAATGA
- a CDS encoding proteasome subunit alpha yields the protein MSERIQPNRATGDFLELLEQSGYRWSRPIEGAGASLSPIPSGTTVLAFHYADGVLMAGDRRATAGNAIMYERCDKVIPVDDHSLMAIAGVPATAFEMARVMSHNFEFYRRSQLQPMSAEGKVRALSRLLKDNVGMALQGVGAVSPIFTTYDHQNKQALIYFYDMLGAEFQIRTHTTTGSGSPIIRGVMEHEDLWGVKPLAQRSRNEAALFAVRLLKTASLFDSATGQARPEDQIYPTIATVDADGYHFFEEQEIATLFPEAMKRGQ from the coding sequence ATGAGCGAACGCATTCAACCGAACCGCGCCACTGGAGATTTTCTCGAACTGCTGGAACAGTCGGGTTACCGATGGAGCCGTCCTATTGAAGGCGCCGGCGCCAGCCTGTCTCCCATTCCGTCTGGAACCACCGTACTCGCGTTTCACTACGCCGACGGCGTTCTCATGGCGGGCGATCGTCGCGCCACGGCGGGCAACGCCATCATGTACGAACGTTGCGACAAGGTCATTCCGGTCGACGACCATTCCCTGATGGCCATCGCCGGCGTTCCCGCGACGGCGTTTGAAATGGCGCGGGTGATGTCTCACAATTTTGAATTTTACCGCCGCTCGCAGTTGCAACCGATGAGCGCCGAGGGCAAGGTGCGCGCTTTGTCGCGTCTGCTCAAGGACAACGTCGGCATGGCCCTGCAGGGCGTCGGCGCGGTCAGCCCGATCTTCACCACCTACGATCACCAGAACAAACAAGCGCTGATCTATTTTTACGATATGCTCGGCGCCGAATTTCAGATACGCACGCACACCACCACCGGTTCCGGGTCGCCCATCATTCGCGGCGTCATGGAACATGAAGACCTGTGGGGTGTGAAACCGCTGGCGCAACGAAGTCGCAACGAAGCCGCTTTGTTCGCCGTCCGTTTACTGAAAACCGCCTCGCTGTTTGATTCGGCAACGGGACAGGCCCGCCCCGAAGATCAGATCTATCCCACCATCGCCACCGTAGACGCCGATGGGTATCACTTCTTTGAAGAACAGGAAATCGCCACGCTTTTTCCAGAAGCCATGAAACGAGGTCAATAG
- a CDS encoding proteasome subunit alpha translates to MLDEPFRWMEAVSTRHSYIREKLNKGQPVLGVPYNEGSLLVGFAPQPGKVYEIYDRIAFGALGHPADVERMRMTLLEMAHLEGFNRSASDVNLLRLLQFGIAPALKQNFEEVQRAPYLIQLLLAEIDPSGAPAFYRLNYDGYWETFPNGVAIAGDATVMDWISEEIGKTDFANMTLQQALKEALRLWEAGRKHSAELNDDHEEDESVPLSLKDAFGKWNLEAAVLSRTTPRKALFRRLGKDEIENVRAEAMK, encoded by the coding sequence ATGCTTGATGAACCATTCCGCTGGATGGAGGCGGTCTCCACTCGCCATTCTTATATTCGTGAAAAACTCAACAAGGGCCAGCCGGTACTCGGCGTCCCCTATAATGAAGGTTCCCTGCTGGTCGGCTTTGCGCCGCAACCCGGGAAAGTTTATGAAATTTACGACCGCATCGCCTTCGGCGCGCTGGGCCACCCGGCGGACGTCGAACGCATGCGCATGACCTTGCTGGAAATGGCGCATCTGGAAGGATTCAACCGGTCCGCCTCCGACGTCAACCTGCTTCGTCTTTTGCAGTTTGGCATCGCCCCGGCATTGAAGCAGAATTTTGAAGAAGTTCAGCGCGCGCCCTATCTCATCCAGCTACTGCTGGCCGAGATCGACCCTTCCGGCGCTCCGGCGTTTTATCGCCTGAATTACGACGGTTACTGGGAGACCTTCCCCAATGGAGTCGCCATTGCTGGAGACGCCACGGTCATGGACTGGATCAGCGAGGAAATCGGCAAAACCGATTTCGCCAATATGACTTTGCAACAAGCGCTCAAGGAAGCCTTGCGTCTCTGGGAAGCGGGACGCAAACATTCCGCCGAATTGAACGACGACCACGAAGAGGATGAAAGCGTCCCTCTCAGCCTCAAGGATGCTTTTGGGAAGTGGAATCTGGAAGCCGCCGTTTTGTCCCGCACCACGCCGCGAAAAGCCTTGTTTCGCCGACTCGGCAAAGACGAGATCGAAAACGTCCGGGCCGAGGCCATGAAATGA
- a CDS encoding proteasome accessory factor PafA2 family protein, translating to MKKRIYGLETEYGLLIKDTENPIDPVEAAYHIKDHIFSNKKVGVLDMHYRANDEPPGNGGFMLNGGRIYLDMGHLEYASPECSSLVDLLTYDRAGDEIIQEAVEELGWGERIAIIKNNVDLETNATFGCHENYLASRELQLEDRDNLKLLAAFLVTRQIYCGAGRIGACNPHPFRDWDEAVQETAEEETVKFQLSQRADHIPNEFYRWVQYNRAIVNTRDEPLADPSKFRRIHLLVGDSNISEFSTALKMGCTSLMLELMERGAASRDWILSNSVFAMSSISRDPEFKWEIQLRNGTTTTALDLQRSMLERAKSELGGSSLETDWILGAWENVLDDLPKGPEALIGRVDWATKLWMLGEFQKEENLDWNDPWMKSLDLEYHNLNKQQGLYWGLEESGDAYRKTSDEAIQRARQRAPRRTRAQGRGELVQALLTSQVGYLIDWIGFRLSDSEEPFLMLDPFRTYSEEIAERIKELKNMEIDDNEEASASNPTSS from the coding sequence ATGAAAAAACGCATTTATGGACTGGAAACAGAATACGGCCTCTTGATCAAAGACACCGAGAATCCAATCGACCCGGTGGAAGCGGCTTACCATATCAAGGACCATATTTTTTCAAATAAAAAAGTCGGCGTGCTCGACATGCATTACCGCGCCAACGACGAGCCGCCGGGCAACGGCGGCTTCATGCTCAACGGCGGACGCATCTATCTGGACATGGGGCATCTCGAATACGCCTCGCCCGAATGCTCCTCTCTGGTCGATCTACTCACCTACGACCGTGCTGGCGACGAGATCATTCAGGAAGCTGTCGAAGAGCTGGGCTGGGGCGAGCGGATCGCGATCATCAAAAATAACGTCGATCTGGAAACCAACGCCACCTTCGGTTGCCACGAAAATTATCTGGCGAGCCGGGAACTGCAACTCGAGGACCGCGACAATCTCAAATTACTGGCGGCCTTCCTTGTCACGCGGCAAATTTACTGCGGCGCGGGACGCATCGGCGCCTGCAACCCGCACCCCTTCCGCGACTGGGATGAAGCGGTTCAGGAAACGGCGGAGGAAGAGACCGTCAAGTTTCAGCTGTCTCAACGCGCCGATCATATTCCTAATGAATTTTACCGCTGGGTGCAATACAACCGCGCCATCGTCAACACCCGCGACGAACCGCTCGCCGACCCCAGCAAGTTTCGCCGTATTCATCTGTTGGTGGGCGACTCCAATATCAGCGAATTTTCCACCGCATTGAAAATGGGCTGTACCTCGCTGATGCTGGAACTGATGGAACGCGGCGCCGCATCGCGCGACTGGATTCTCTCCAACTCCGTGTTTGCCATGAGTTCGATTTCGCGCGACCCGGAATTCAAATGGGAAATTCAATTGCGCAACGGAACCACCACCACGGCTCTCGACCTGCAACGCAGTATGCTCGAACGCGCCAAAAGCGAACTGGGCGGCTCCAGTCTGGAAACCGACTGGATTCTCGGCGCATGGGAAAACGTGCTCGACGATCTGCCTAAAGGCCCCGAAGCCTTGATCGGGCGCGTCGACTGGGCCACCAAACTGTGGATGCTTGGCGAATTTCAAAAAGAAGAGAATCTGGACTGGAACGATCCCTGGATGAAGAGTCTGGATCTGGAGTACCACAATCTCAACAAGCAACAGGGATTGTACTGGGGTCTGGAGGAAAGCGGCGACGCTTATCGCAAAACCAGCGACGAAGCCATTCAACGCGCCAGGCAACGCGCCCCGCGACGCACCCGTGCGCAGGGTCGCGGCGAACTGGTGCAGGCTCTGCTGACCAGCCAGGTCGGTTACCTGATCGACTGGATCGGTTTTCGCCTGAGCGACAGCGAAGAACCTTTTCTGATGCTCGACCCCTTCCGCACTTACAGCGAAGAAATTGCGGAGCGCATTAAAGAACTTAAAAATATGGAAATCGACGATAACGAGGAAGCCTCCGCATCAAACCCGACGAGTTCCTGA
- a CDS encoding histidine triad nucleotide-binding protein, producing the protein MSDCLFCKIEKGDIPSEKVYEDERLFVIKDINPQAPTHLLVIPRKHHSTILELQEDDFEMIGSIYGVAGKLARQLGMADDGFRVVVNCGRHGGQSVYHIHFHILGGRPMAWPPG; encoded by the coding sequence ATGAGCGATTGTCTGTTTTGTAAAATTGAGAAGGGAGACATCCCTTCCGAAAAGGTCTATGAAGACGAACGACTCTTCGTCATTAAAGACATCAACCCGCAAGCGCCCACGCATCTGCTGGTCATTCCCCGCAAGCATCATTCCACCATTCTGGAATTGCAGGAGGATGATTTTGAGATGATCGGTTCCATTTACGGCGTCGCGGGCAAACTGGCGCGCCAGCTTGGTATGGCCGACGACGGTTTTCGCGTCGTCGTCAATTGCGGTCGCCACGGCGGTCAGTCCGTCTATCATATCCATTTTCACATTTTGGGCGGGCGACCGATGGCCTGGCCCCCAGGCTAG